In the genome of Monodelphis domestica isolate mMonDom1 chromosome 2, mMonDom1.pri, whole genome shotgun sequence, one region contains:
- the BTG2 gene encoding protein BTG2 has translation MSQTRWTGKRADMLPEIAAAVGFLSSLLRTRGCVSEQRLQVFSGALQEALTEHYKHHWFPEKPSKGSGYRCIRINHKMDPIISKVARQIGLSLPQLYRLLPSELTLWVDPYEVSYRIGEDGSICVLYEAGPTPSSYGLLTCKNQIMLGRSSPSKNYVMAVSS, from the exons ATGAGCCAGACACGCTGGACGGGGAAGAGAGCCGATATGCTCCCGGAGATCGCCGCCGCCGTGGGGTTCCTCTCCAGCTTGTTGAGGACCCGGGGCTGTGTAAGCGAACAGAGGCTACAAGTTTTCAGCGGGGCCCTTCAAGAGGCACTCACAG AACACTATAAACACCACTGGTTCCCAGAAAAGCCATCGAAAGGTTCAGGCTACCGCTGCATCCGAATCAACCACAAGATGGACCCCATCATCAGCAAGGTAGCCAGGCAGATTGGACTCAGCCTGCCTCAGCTATACCGCCTGCTGCCTAGCGAGTTGACCCTATGGGTGGACCCCTATGAAGTATCCTACCGAATTGGGGAAGATGGATCAATTTGTGTCCTCTACGAGGCAGGGCCCACTCCATCTTCTTATGGACTCCTCACTTGCAAGAACCAAATTATGTTGGGCCGGAGCAGCCCCTCAAAGAACTATGTGATGGCGGTCTCCAGTTAA